In Clostridium thermosuccinogenes, the genomic stretch TTCTGGGAACGGATAGTAGTTTTTACACGCTCATCAAGCACCTTTTTGTTCGTTTTTTCCATTTGGACAATATGTAATCAATCGCACTGAATATTTTCAACTCAAACAGGGATGTCTTTGAATTCAATAAGCCGCTTAAATACTCTAAACGGCGCTCTTGCTCTGATTGTGAATTAAACAGGGTGTTCATCATATCCATGGCTTTAAAGTCCAACCACAAAATGAGCATGAGTATTAGTATGAACGCCAAAGAAAACCCTACCGACACTTGAGCAAATATTATGGTCGTTCCCAATATTGTAATTATCAGAGTGATTATATTTATTGTGGTAAGAAAAATATTAAGGATTTTTCATGGGGTGCGCCGCCCATCCGATTAATTGTATCCGCTACTTCTTTATCCTCAAAGCATTGATATTCCAGTCTTCTAAATTTATCAACAACAGTGGAAGTGAGGTTTTTATTTATATTTCTCTTTAATGAAATATTTAATATATTATCAAAAAATCCATTGCCGGCATCAAATAATAACGAAACAAGCAGTAAAGACATAAATAAGGCAACGCGCCATATATCAGCGGTTCCCTTCACATATGATTCAATGCTGTTTATGAGGTTTTGTGTGAAAAATATACTTAGTGGAGTCAAAACCGCCGCCAATATGCTTTGCAAAATTTTAATGCCGGCGGGGATTTTCGCATTCATAAAAATGATTTTTATTGAGCTTAATGCTTGCTTTAACAACGTTCTTTCACCCTTCCACAAAATACAGATTTTCCCACAGAGCATCCTCCGGTTGATTTTAAACATAAAAACCCCGCAGAATTACTCTCAAGAGTGACTCCGAAGGGTTATAACCATTCGTGCAGGACTTTCATGGTCCCTGTGCTGCTCACACATTAGTGCTTAAGCACACTCACTTTTTTGGTATTATTTCATATGTTTCCCAGGTTGTCAATGCTGATTTAAACTTTTAATCCTCAAGCTGGGAACTCTCAACCATTACTTCCTAGCCTTTCCCGTCAAATGCTCAATTTCAATTTTAATGACCTTTGCTTTGGTGCTGTCCTTCTTTATGTATTCCATACCCTTTTCCATAAACTCGCTGGAATACTTCTGAATGAGTGCGATCAATGCGTCCTCCTTTTCCTTATCATGCACTTCTGTTGCACGTCCAAACGCAATCGCACTTTCATACTTATAGCTGAACTTTTCAGGTATTGGTTCAGTATTGCCCACTACACAAAAGGAAACCCTATTATTAAATTTGATGTTATCGAGCTTACACCCTTCGCCGGCGCAATGAAAATAGATTTTTCCTTCACTGTATACATAGTTCAGCGGAACCCCATAGGCATATCCATTTTCACCCACTGTAGATAACACTCCGAATTTACCTTTCTCCAGCAAATCAACAGCCTGCTCGTTATCAATACTCCTGTCTTTTCTCCTCATTTCCTTGAACATACCATCTCTCTCCTTGTCCATTGTTTTATATCGCTCGCATTTGCCATGCTTTAAAAGAACTCATCCAATAATTTATAATACTCTATTTTTGAGTAATCTATTTTATCCATGCCGTATTCCTTGAATAGAAGCGGAATCCATTTTTCACCAAAATTATATGCCAGGCTTCTGGCAACCAGGGCAATATCCTGGTATCTGTCGGCAATTCCTCCTCTGCCCCAGTCAATAAAGCCGCCTATATCTCCGTTATTTATTATAATATTAGGCAGGCAATAATCACCATGGGTAAAAACAAGGTCCTCCTCGGCAGGCTTTGTAGCTATCAACTCCTGAAACAAGTCAATGGCTTTCCTTCCTTTACGGATGTCGTCAAAATCATCTTCGTCCACAAGCCCATTAACCGTTCTATACTCAGCCTCTTTCAACTTTATACTCAACCTCTGGTCAAAAGGGCAGTCTTTTATGTCTACACTATGTATCATTCTTAATCCTTTTGCCAACAATCGAACCAATTTAGGCAAATCGCTTTCAAAAGAAGGGGCGCAGGAATGGATTCCTTTAACTTCAGTCATCAGAAAATATTCATATTCGCTGTCATGGATGAATAATAATACCTTTGGTACCGGAAGCTTCCCTTCCAACCATTTCAGAAGATCAACCTCCCTTTCCATGCTCAAGTTCAGTTTCCTGGGCATTATTTTAAGATACCTGTTTTGTCCCGACTCATCTGACAGCATATAAGTGTACGCACCGGACTCGCCAATTGTTACCTGCTTCCATTTGCTCTTTTCCACCTTAATTCTTAACTCCTCAGGGAGTGCCTCTAAATCCCATTTCTTATTATCCATTTGCTTACCACTCACTTCCTTGTAAGTTTATATGTTACTCTTACCCGAAGGGCCTATAACGATTCTTCTTTAACCTGTCCCCATCTTTTGCCTTTGTTCTCCATCATTAATCCTTCGAAATATCCAGTCAATTTTTTGCTAAATCTACTTAAGCTTAATCCAATGTATTCGCCTTTCTTTCCTAAATCCTGCCTTTAATGCGAGATTCATAGACTTTATATTATCTTCCTCGATATGCACAAAGGGCAGCTCACCAATTTGCAGCAACCTTCTTATCATTGCAACGGTTACATCCGTCCCATAACCTTTCCTTCTATACTCTAACAAGACATTCAGGAAACCTATGGCACCATCATCATGGGTGATAGCCCATGCCACCAATTTCCCATCCTCATAAATTCCAAGAGCAATCCCGTTTTTTATCCTGTCTTCAATATACTCAATGGATATATACTCTTTATATTTGGAGTTTTCGTATATATATGGGGCGTCAGCAATTGATAAATCAACAACATTGGACATTATATGCGGCAATGGCATATTTTCATCATAAACCAGTTTCATGCTGGTAAGCCTGGACCTTATTTCCCTATCCTTCACGATATATGGAAGCATCCAGTCCTCAAGCACTGCAAAGCATTTATCCTCTTCATCCAATCCCTCAATCAGTTGAAGGAACTCTTCTTTGGAGTTGCTGCTTATGTAAACCCAATTCTCATCGCTTTTTCCTCTGACGAGCACTGAATCTCCAGCATCATCAAAAGTTTGAACAGGGTAGTTTTTTATGAAGTTGATTATATTGATGTTTCTTATTCTGTCTTTTTCGAGTAGTCTTAATGTCTTGCTGCTCAAAAATTCCAACACTTTACTATGCAGTTTTGGCTGTATATCTGCATAGGTAAGGTTATCAGGCATCGCTGTCAATAAAGTAATTTCGCATATTTCACTCTCCGGCAAAGGCCCTATTTCAGCAACCTTTGCATAAAACAATCTCCCGAAGGTAGTTGTCCCACTTATGGTAACAGAGTAGTCGCATATGGGATCAACTTCGTATTTTACCGCACCTGTTTCCTCAAATAACTCCCTTGATGCAGTTACATTAATATCTTCCTTCTCTTCCCTGTGCCCACCCGGTATTTCCCACGTGTTCCTGTCCTTATGCCTCACAAATATCCATTTACCTTTGTAAGCGGCGCAAATAACTGCAAAATTGAACTTTTCATTGCTTATTTCGCCTAAACTGTAAAAATCTATTTTCATAATCATGCTCCGATTTTTTTAGTTTTTCTTATTGTAGCGTCTTCGCTATAAAACCGGTTTGAATTCGGCCGATTGAAGTGGTAAAATCTGGATGATAGCATTGAAAAGGTATACCAGCAGCGGTTATTGATTATGGTAAAAAACTCACCTACAAACTATAATCCAAGTCTACTTCCGTTAACTTTCAGCCACTTCCGGCATTCGCTGTAGTTTGGCTGAATTGACTCTACAAGGCTCCAGAAGTCCTTTGAGTGGTTCATAACTTTCAGATGGCACAGTTCATGCACAACTACGTAATCAATTACATGGAGAGGTGTCATAATCAATCTCCAGTTTAAATTTATATTTCCCTTTTTACTGCAACTTCCCCACCGGGTTTTCTGATTTTTTATCATCACCCTGCACGGAGCTACCTTGAGCTGCAAAGAATACTTGTCAATTCTTTCTTTAGCAACTTCAGCAAAACGCTGCCTGTACCATTTCATAATTGCTTCTTTTATTGCCTGTTTCCTGGATTCCCCAGATAATCCCCGAGATATGTACACTGTCATGGTATCTTCCTGCATAAGCACTTTTGCCTTGCCCGAATCCTTTTCCACCACTTCAAGGGTATATTCCTCACCGAGATACAGGAATTTTTCGCCGCTGACAAATTGCCTGGGTACTATGTTTGAATTCCTTTCTATGGCTTCATTTACTTTTTTAATAATCCAGCCTGCCTTTTCCTGCACTATTTCTCTAATCTGTTTTTCACTGATACGCAAAGGAGCAGATACCTTTACCTCACCATTCATATCAACAGTTATTCCTATCGTTTTCCGCCTGGTTTTAACTACAGTATAGGCAACCTTATTATCCTCGATTTCAACAAAATATTTTTTACTTTTCATGTCTTCACTCGCTTGTTTCAAAATTATATGCAGGATTTATAACATCTGCTATTTCCATGGTATCATGAATGTCTATAAATTTCATCCATAGGTTTGCAAGCCGGAACCTATTCATCCGGTGTTGACCTGTTAAAAGTAATGGTATATTCCCATTGATTTATAAGCTCTTTAAGCTATTCATAAATTCTTCAAGACTGTTGGTTTCCTCAGCCTTTCTCCTGCTTATCAGACTTCCTGCCCCGTGAGGCACTGAGTATTTTCATTTATTCTGAACTTTAATTATAAATTGCTATTCCTTAAATTACAGCCTTTCTACGCTGCCTATCTCCATTAATTTATATGTTAACTCAAAATGGGTTTCGGCTTTGGAGTTTTTTAAAATATTATTTGCCCATTGGGATAGCTGTCGTTCCCTTGTGCAAATAAAGGATTTTATATTCCAATTGTATTCAGTAGCATAGTTTATAGATTTTACACCCTCAACAAAAAACTCATTATACTTTGCTCTCTTTTCCCTATTTCTTTTTAATACTTCAAAGCGTTGGAAATCATTATTTTCAGAAAATATTCTCTTGATTTTGGGTTTCATTTTGCTTTATCCTCATTTGAGTCTTTCTATATGAAATTTACTAATAAACCCATCTTGCTAAAATATTATACATCAGCATAATACAATTGTGTATTTATTTACGACTACCTATTAGAGAAGGTAAATACATTAACGAAAAAATGAGTAATCCCCTCTCTCAAATAGAGGATTACTCATCCATCTTTTACTGCTCATTATCCATTGAGCTTTTCATTTAGTTTTTGAATCAATTCATTCATCTTTTCCTCAGTGAATGCACCTCTGCTAAAGTTAACTATAGCGCGAAGCGGCGTGTATCTCATAATTGCCATCATAATTGGATCCATCGGTTTTTCCTGATCCTGCGGCACGCTAATTACAGAATTTTCCTGTGTTGCTCTGCTCATAAATTCCTTGATTACAGGGGCAAGATTTGGATCCGAAAGCAAGTCGCCCATCAGCGTATTCCTGTGCACCGGCTTCCTAACAGTAACTGTGGATTTTACAACTATTTTTTCTTTAAGGACAATGTCCCTCGATGACTTTCCGATTAAAATCTCAAACTCGCCGGTCTCTACATGCCAGTCTTTTATATCTGTATTGTAATAGGCAAAGGCTCTCTTGTCCAACTCAAATACCACAGTCTTCTCCTCGCCTGGCTTTAGCTCTACCTTTTCAAATCCCTTCAGCTCTTTTTCCGGCCTTATAACTGAGCTTTCCACATCTCTTACATAAAGCTGCACCACCTCTTTACCTGTCATGTCGCCGATATTCTTAACTTTTACACTGACTGTTACCGTTTCGGTATCCAGCATTTCCTTCTTGTTAATATTAAGGTCGCTGTATTCAAATGCAGTATAGCTCAGCCCATATCCAAAGGGAAACAGTGGCTCTATGTTCTTCTTGTCATAGTACCTATAACCCACAAATGCGCCTTCCCTGTATTCCACCCTGTCGCCTTCTCCTGGGAAATTCAAATACGAAGGATTATGGCTTAATTCTTTAGGGAAGGTCTCAGCCAGCTTGCCGCTGGGATTTGCGTCTCCAAACAGCAGATCAGCAACAGCTCCGCCCATGGC encodes the following:
- a CDS encoding pyridoxamine 5'-phosphate oxidase family protein; this encodes MFKEMRRKDRSIDNEQAVDLLEKGKFGVLSTVGENGYAYGVPLNYVYSEGKIYFHCAGEGCKLDNIKFNNRVSFCVVGNTEPIPEKFSYKYESAIAFGRATEVHDKEKEDALIALIQKYSSEFMEKGMEYIKKDSTKAKVIKIEIEHLTGKARK
- a CDS encoding APH(3') family aminoglycoside O-phosphotransferase, whose protein sequence is MDNKKWDLEALPEELRIKVEKSKWKQVTIGESGAYTYMLSDESGQNRYLKIMPRKLNLSMEREVDLLKWLEGKLPVPKVLLFIHDSEYEYFLMTEVKGIHSCAPSFESDLPKLVRLLAKGLRMIHSVDIKDCPFDQRLSIKLKEAEYRTVNGLVDEDDFDDIRKGRKAIDLFQELIATKPAEEDLVFTHGDYCLPNIIINNGDIGGFIDWGRGGIADRYQDIALVARSLAYNFGEKWIPLLFKEYGMDKIDYSKIEYYKLLDEFF
- a CDS encoding GNAT family N-acetyltransferase; this translates as MKIDFYSLGEISNEKFNFAVICAAYKGKWIFVRHKDRNTWEIPGGHREEKEDINVTASRELFEETGAVKYEVDPICDYSVTISGTTTFGRLFYAKVAEIGPLPESEICEITLLTAMPDNLTYADIQPKLHSKVLEFLSSKTLRLLEKDRIRNINIINFIKNYPVQTFDDAGDSVLVRGKSDENWVYISSNSKEEFLQLIEGLDEEDKCFAVLEDWMLPYIVKDREIRSRLTSMKLVYDENMPLPHIMSNVVDLSIADAPYIYENSKYKEYISIEYIEDRIKNGIALGIYEDGKLVAWAITHDDGAIGFLNVLLEYRRKGYGTDVTVAMIRRLLQIGELPFVHIEEDNIKSMNLALKAGFRKERRIHWIKLK
- a CDS encoding M48 family metallopeptidase: MKSKKYFVEIEDNKVAYTVVKTRRKTIGITVDMNGEVKVSAPLRISEKQIREIVQEKAGWIIKKVNEAIERNSNIVPRQFVSGEKFLYLGEEYTLEVVEKDSGKAKVLMQEDTMTVYISRGLSGESRKQAIKEAIMKWYRQRFAEVAKERIDKYSLQLKVAPCRVMIKNQKTRWGSCSKKGNINLNWRLIMTPLHVIDYVVVHELCHLKVMNHSKDFWSLVESIQPNYSECRKWLKVNGSRLGL